The proteins below are encoded in one region of Citrobacter enshiensis:
- a CDS encoding anaerobic C4-dicarboxylate transporter family protein, producing the protein MIQGHPWLLAVIFFFASALLYSQAATAKALMPMALALKRFSA; encoded by the coding sequence GTGATTCAGGGTCATCCGTGGTTGCTGGCGGTGATCTTCTTCTTTGCTTCTGCACTGCTGTACTCTCAGGCTGCAACGGCTAAAGCACTGATGCCGATGGCGCTGGCGCTGAAACGTTTCTCCGCTTGA
- the cutA gene encoding divalent cation tolerance protein CutA: MLDVNSQDMSIPDAVVVLCTAPDEATAQDLAAKVLAEKLAACATLIPGATSLYYWEGKLEQEYEVQMIFKSSVLHQQALLDCLKSHHPYQTPELLVLPVTHGDSDYLSWLNASLR, encoded by the coding sequence ATGCTTGATGTTAACAGTCAGGATATGTCCATCCCCGATGCCGTTGTGGTGCTCTGTACCGCGCCGGATGAAGCAACAGCCCAGGACCTGGCAGCCAAAGTGCTGGCAGAAAAGCTGGCGGCATGCGCCACGCTGATCCCCGGAGCCACTTCCCTCTATTACTGGGAAGGGAAACTGGAACAGGAATACGAAGTGCAGATGATCTTCAAATCCTCGGTTTTGCACCAGCAAGCGCTTCTAGACTGCCTGAAGTCTCACCACCCCTATCAAACCCCTGAACTTCTGGTTTTACCCGTTACTCACGGAGACAGTGATTACCTCTCATGGCTCAACGCATCCTTACGCTGA